Proteins found in one Candidatus Methylacidiphilales bacterium genomic segment:
- a CDS encoding Smr/MutS family protein: protein MVAENEVKSQFLVLDVHGMSLRSAMEEFRSLYSAALSLEPRRDIKIIHGYGSSGKAEAGVIGTYLEHYLKIQMRHNVTEVVKISIGAMIVSPRGPLYELSEAESRELEKIVASYRGISDAKATEYRVHQQIILGEDLRAEEVARTPVDIKSQRERAFAKNWQELQSKLSDEIRSEWSKSSQDIHTVTVLAQKIGVPRGRLYAALTGGLRL, encoded by the coding sequence ATGGTAGCAGAAAATGAAGTGAAATCCCAATTTCTAGTGCTCGATGTCCACGGAATGAGTTTGAGAAGCGCGATGGAGGAGTTTCGTAGTCTTTATTCGGCGGCGCTTTCGCTAGAACCGCGAAGGGATATCAAGATCATTCACGGGTATGGATCGTCGGGAAAAGCAGAAGCGGGAGTTATCGGCACGTATCTGGAACATTACCTGAAAATTCAGATGAGGCACAATGTGACCGAAGTGGTTAAAATTTCAATCGGAGCGATGATCGTGTCGCCAAGAGGCCCATTATACGAGTTATCGGAGGCGGAAAGCCGTGAACTGGAAAAAATCGTGGCGAGTTACAGAGGGATATCTGATGCGAAGGCGACAGAGTATCGTGTTCATCAACAGATCATCTTGGGAGAGGATCTAAGGGCAGAGGAAGTTGCAAGGACGCCGGTGGATATTAAGAGTCAACGAGAGAGAGCGTTTGCCAAAAACTGGCAAGAGCTGCAGTCGAAATTATCTGATGAGATACGATCGGAATGGTCGAAATCGAGTCAAGATATACATACTGTGACTGTGCTTGCTCAGAAGATCGGCGTTCCGCGCGGGCGACTTTATGCAGCATTAACTGGGGGCCTACGGCTATGA